The following are from one region of the Colias croceus chromosome 4, ilColCroc2.1 genome:
- the LOC123691120 gene encoding UPF0545 protein C22orf39 homolog has translation MMAQANDGSENKNVSEEGNKVVKDETSPSEADAENDIEVNIEEKYLIRDCEVYSDEYDECTSFRARFHQYFIYGETLDCNQWKRDYDNCCKWVENEDKKAASALIKSEKDRRMARLRAHYRNDIWKKRDTPPEDWSAPLPEWMAKRDENTYLAKRAHEIREGTDNQTEEKESSCTIM, from the exons ATGATGGCCCAAGCGAATGATGGTTCagagaataaaaatgtatcagaGGAAGGAAACAAAGTCGTGAAAGATGAAACGAGCCCCTCAGAAGCTGATGCTGAGAATGATATCGAAGTTAATATAGAAGAGAAATACCTT ATTAGGGATTGTGAAGTATACAGTGATGAATATGATGAATGTACAAGCTTCCGAGCGCGATTTCACCAGTACTTTATATATGGTGAAACACTAGATTGTAACCAGTGGAAAAGAGATTACGATAATTGTTGTAAATGGGTAGAGAATGAGGATAAGAAAGCAGCA TCTGCGTTAATAAAAAGTGAAAAGGACAGAAGAATGGCAAGATTACGAGCCCATTATAGAAATGATATTTGGAAAAAACGAGACACACCACCCGAAGACTGGTCAGCTCCTCTACCTGAGTGGATGGCTAAGAGGGACGAAAACACATACCTAGCAAAGAGAGCACATGAAATAAGAGAAGGGACGGACAATCAAACTGAAGAGAAAGAAAGTTCCTGCACAATTATGTAA
- the LOC123691414 gene encoding peroxisomal targeting signal 1 receptor, producing MSLNKLVGGDCGGNNSLVQLSNIVSRDAPQSLSQADRFVNEFVAQNSQMPQTFNMNALLRNIPEVEQIHKGSRMQSGNQMSNVRSNAQSAWLPGSSSIITGPTMIRQFHLAQHPMHMPQTSSNVQIQYINESEIEATADPDVRAKAQEYVDSVKEDDEQAYNQFMSFMKRISAGELNLGDTSETEQRNMSRDAIVDEMAQKYKDEWSKLSDVNDYWNTEIANGIAEEYAFTEGNVMLENKSALELGKERLKMGDVPGAVLCFEAAAQQQPDSAEAWFLLGTTQAENEQDPLAITALKKSLAIDPRQLEAYITLAAAYTNENMPKFAYLALANWLKGSPKYSDLYPQDMNPEEMNLKQLEAYVMSLYLKAAQLNPSQIDPDIQNALGVIFNANQEYDKAVDCFKTALMVAPENAKLWNRLGATLANSERSEEAVDAYQQALNLEPGFIRARYNVGITCMNLKAHKEAAEHFLVALNQQYKAKDMYPDTSSVDTSSSTIWTTLRMVCSYMGEHDAAKLVDERNLTELNKFFNVDA from the coding sequence atgtcgcTAAATAAGCTCGTTGGGGGTGACTGTGGTGGAAATAATTCGCTTGTCCAATTATCAAATATTGTAAGCCGAGATGCACCTCAATCACTATCACAAGCGGATAGATTTGTGAATGAATTCGTCGCTCAAAACTCTCAGATGCCACAAACATTCAATATGAACGCCCTACTTAGAAATATCCCTGAAGTTGAACAAATTCACAAAGGTTCTCGAATGCAATCAGGAAATCAAATGTCGAATGTAAGGTCCAATGCACAATCTGCATGGTTACCAGGTTCATCCTCTATAATAACAGGTCCTACTATGATAAGACAATTTCATCTAGCGCAACATCCCATGCACATGCCTCAGACATCTTCTAATGTACAAATACAGTATATAAATGAATCAGAAATTGAAGCTACTGCTGATCCTGATGTCCGTGCTAAGGCTCAAGAATATGTTGATAGTGTTAAGGAAGATGATGAGCAGGCATATAATCAATTTATGTCATTTATGAAAAGAATAAGTGCAGGTGAGCTCAACTTAGGAGATACATCTGAAACTGAACAGAGGAACATGAGTCGGGATGCCATTGTTGATGAAATGGCTCAAAAATACAAAGATGAGTGGTCAAAACTTAGTGATGTGAATGATTACTGGAACACTGAGATTGCTAATGGTATTGCTGAAGAATATGCCTTTACTGAAGGGAATGTGAtgttagaaaataaaagtGCTTTAGAATTAGGTAAGGAAAGATTAAAAATGGGTGATGTACCTGGAGCAGTGTTATGCTTTGAAGCTGCTGCTCAGCAACAACCAGATTCTGCTGAAGCTTGGTTTTTGCTAGGAACAACTCAGGCTGAAAACGAGCAAGACCCTCTTGCTATAACTGCTTTGAAGAAATCTCTTGCAATTGATCCACGTCAGTTGGAAGCATACATAACATTAGCTGCAGCTTACACAAATGAAAATATGCCTAAATTTGCATATTTAGCATTAGCTAATTGGCTAAAAGGTAGTCCTAAATATAGTGACTTATATCCTCAAGATATGAATCCTGAGGAAATGAATTTAAAGCAATTGGAGGCATATGTGATGTCATTATACTTAAAGGCAGCACAATTAAATCCTTCACAAATTGACCCTGATATTCAAAATGCTCTGGGAGTTATCTTTAATGCTAACCAGGAGTATGATAAAGCTGTTGATTGTTTCAAAACAGCCCTAATGGTTGCTCCTGAAAATGCAAAACTGTGGAATAGACTTGGAGCTACTTTAGCTAATAGTGAAAGATCAGAAGAAGCTGTTGATGCTTACCAACAAGCTCTGAACTTAGAACCAGGATTCATCAGAGCAAGATACAATGTAGGAATCACATGCATGAACTTAAAAGCACACAAGGAAGCAGCTGAACATTTTTTGGTTGCACTTAATCAGCAATATAAGGCAAAAGACATGTATCCTGACACTTCCTCAGTGGACACTAGTTCCTCAACCATATGGACTACCCTGAGGATGGTTTGTTCATACATGGGTGAGCATGATGCTGCAAAATTAGTTGATGAGAGGAATTTGACTGAACTTAATAAGTTTTTCAATGTGGATGCATAA